CATTTGATCTTGGTGCCGGAGAAGTAGGTGGCCAACGGCAGGCCGACCTTCTGTTTGAAGCGCTCCGGTCCCCCGTCCTTGCCGAGTTCGTCGACGATGGACTGGGTGCGCGTGTCTTGCCACACGATGGCGTTGTATACGGGTTCGCCGGTGTTCTTGTCCCAGACCACTGCGGTTTCGCGCTGGTTGGTGATGCCGACGGCGGCGATGTCGTGCCGTGTCAGGTTCGCCTTGGACAGCGCGGAGCCGATGACCTCGCGGGTGTTGTTCCAGATCTCGGCAGCGTTGTGCTCTACCCACCCGGCCTGCGGGAAGATCTGTTCGTGTTCCATCTGGCCGGTGGACACGATGTTGCCCGAGTGGTCAAAGACGATGGCTCGGGAGCTGGTGGTGCCCTGGTCGATGGCGATGACGTATTGGTTCATGGTGACGTCCTTGTCTGTGTTGGTTTCTCAGTGGCGTTGTGAGGTGTGCGGAGTGTACGTAGCTGGGAAGCGCTTAGCCTGCCAGTGCGGGCATGATGTCCGGGACCCAGAGGGCCACGAGCCCGGCAAGTGCGCCACCGACCAGCGGTCCGACGACGGGAATCCAGGAGTACGCCCAGTCGCTTGAACCCTTGCCCTTGATGGGCAGGACGGCGTGTGCGATGCGGGGGCCAAGGTCACGTGCAGGGTTGATGGCGTAACCGGTGGGGCCACCGAGGGATACACCGATACCAACAACCAGCAGTGCTACGGCCAGCGGGCCGAGGCCGGAAGGAGTGCCGCCGAAGGTCAGGATGACGAAGACCAGGACGAACGTGCCGATGATTTCGGTGATGAGGTTCCAAGGGGTGGAGCGGATTGCCGGGCCGGTGGAGAAGGTTCCCAGCTTGTTCGCTGCCAGGGGCTCATCGTCGAAGTGCTGCTTGTAGGCGAGCCAGCAGACTACTGCGCCCAGGAACGCGCCCAGCAGTTCACCGCCGAAGTACGTCAGCGTGGAGGCGAAGGTAACTGCTACGTCCTTCGCGTACTCGTCGCTGCCTTTAACCAAGAGGCCCAGGGTGACGGCCGGGTTAAGGTGCGCGCCGGACTTAGCGGCCACGAAAACGCCCGCGAAGACCGCAATACCCCAGCCCCACGTCACCATCAAGAATCCACCGTTGTTGCCCTTGGTGCCTTTGAGCGCAACGTTTGCCACGACGCCGCAACCCAGCAGGGTCAGCATCATGGTTCCGAATACTTCGGAAAGGAAAACAATTCCAAGAGACATCTTTGACTCCTCATTTTTCTGTTGTCAGCCCCCTCGCGGGTGAAGAGGCCGTTGGGACGGTTCCGGTCTCCGGAACCGTCCCGGTGTGGTGGTCCCCTGGCGGGACCACCTACCCCATTCCGTCCCTGCCGCACGCTGGGACGGTCAAGCTGTTTCCGCTGCTTGCGCTCAGGCTACGAGACTGTGCACGTCAACCTTGTGGAACCGCTGCAGCACTTCCTGAGCGTGGCGGATTTCTGCTTCACGGGCAGCGGCGTCCCAACCAAGGGGCTCTGCCAGTGCAGCAGCGATCTCGTTGAGCAACTCCCCTGTTACCAGGCCCCGGAACGCGAGGGATGTCCGGCGGATCAGGACATCCACCAGGTGCCCGATCTGCTCGTGCTCGGCCATGAATGCCAGCTCGCGGACACTCAGTTCGCGGGTGGAACGCAACGGCGTGTCGTGTCCGGCTTTCAGGTAATCGATCACCGCGTCCGCCCGTGTTCCATACCGCGTCAACAGGACAGCTACGCGGTCAGCGTCCAGGCCCGGACCCATGTGCTTCTTGATCCATTCCTGCTCGCCTTGTTCAGTGGCAGGGAAGCCGGCACCGCCGCCGATGGCGAGTTTCGCCGTCGAGACTTTGCGTTCCATGCCGAGTTCGCGGAGGACGTCGTTGGTCATGTGCTCTGCAAGGGCGCGGAACGTGGTCCACTTTCCGCCCACCAGGCTGAGTACGACGGCGGCCTTACCGCCTGGCGTTGTGACGGCATCGCTGCCGGTGCGGACGCTGCGTTGGATCCGGTAGTCGCGTGAGACGAATCCGGGCTGGGTTTCGTCGTGGCGGGGCAGCGGGCGGACACCGGCGAAGCTGTACACGATCTGTTCGCGTTCCACCTTGATGGTGGGGAAGACGTGGCCGACGAGGTCGAAGAAGTAGTCAATTTCTTCTTCGGTGCACACGGCGTCCTCGGACATATCGGCGTCCACGTCCGTGGTGCCAACCAGCACACGGTCTCCCATGGGGTAGATCAGGACAATGCGGCCATCGGTGTGCTCGAAGAAGATCTCGCGGCCGTTGCAGGCTGCAAGCAGTTCCGGGTGGTCCAGGACGATGTGGGATCCCTTGGTGCCGCCCATGAATTTGCTGACGGCTCCCATGGCCTGGTTGGTGAGGTCCACCCAGGCGCCCGTGGTGTTGACGATGACGTCGGCCTGGAAGTCGAACTCCTTGCCCGTCAGTTCGTCGCGGAGGCGCACTCCGT
This Paenarthrobacter sp. GOM3 DNA region includes the following protein-coding sequences:
- a CDS encoding MIP/aquaporin family protein; its protein translation is MSLGIVFLSEVFGTMMLTLLGCGVVANVALKGTKGNNGGFLMVTWGWGIAVFAGVFVAAKSGAHLNPAVTLGLLVKGSDEYAKDVAVTFASTLTYFGGELLGAFLGAVVCWLAYKQHFDDEPLAANKLGTFSTGPAIRSTPWNLITEIIGTFVLVFVILTFGGTPSGLGPLAVALLVVGIGVSLGGPTGYAINPARDLGPRIAHAVLPIKGKGSSDWAYSWIPVVGPLVGGALAGLVALWVPDIMPALAG
- a CDS encoding glycerol-3-phosphate dehydrogenase/oxidase — protein: MGHNRISGTSQHAQQRDSVVALQERPSAKVLIIGGGINGVGTFRDLALQGVDVALVERGDYCQGASGASSHMIHGGIRYLENGEFRLVQESVVERNRLLRIAPHYVKPLQTTIPIFSTFSGILSAPTRFLTHKQGKPKERGAFLIKVGLSMYDFFSRDGGSVPRHQFRGRTKALAELPKLHSGIKYAATYFDASVHNPERLTLDVLQDGEKAGRGGGLPGGSARASNYVSLVSMGADGVRLRDELTGKEFDFQADVIVNTTGAWVDLTNQAMGAVSKFMGGTKGSHIVLDHPELLAACNGREIFFEHTDGRIVLIYPMGDRVLVGTTDVDADMSEDAVCTEEEIDYFFDLVGHVFPTIKVEREQIVYSFAGVRPLPRHDETQPGFVSRDYRIQRSVRTGSDAVTTPGGKAAVVLSLVGGKWTTFRALAEHMTNDVLRELGMERKVSTAKLAIGGGAGFPATEQGEQEWIKKHMGPGLDADRVAVLLTRYGTRADAVIDYLKAGHDTPLRSTRELSVRELAFMAEHEQIGHLVDVLIRRTSLAFRGLVTGELLNEIAAALAEPLGWDAAAREAEIRHAQEVLQRFHKVDVHSLVA